The Erythrolamprus reginae isolate rEryReg1 chromosome 6, rEryReg1.hap1, whole genome shotgun sequence DNA segment TGGTATATTTGTACCAGCTGGTAGCCCCAAGGCATCCTGCCACTTGGGGCTTGGAGCAGTAAACTGCCTCTACAGCAGAGAGAAGCAGCCAAAGTCAACTTTGGCAGTGAATGCTCCTCAAGAGATGAGAGCTTGCAGGGGGCCCATCTAGCATTCACAATGGACAGCAAAGCTGGGATTGACCCCCGGGCTTCTCTCTGCTAACAGGCAACCAAGTTAACTGCCTGAAAGACCTCATCCTGTCATTGGGAGTCAAAGGCATGGGAAACTTTCACGAGGCAAAGATTTCTCTGctgaccaccaaaattttcttacAGAATACTGGTTGGTGATCAATGCTCCATATGAGAAAAACTGGATTTTAACAGAATTTGTGGACAGTTTGTATTCCTACTGATAATAAATAGTATCTCAACCTGCACCCAGGCAGAAGAGatcttaatttattttctttcttcttcttacaaaggaTGTGTATTCTGTCTCTTCTACTCTAACCACTTACAACAACAGTTAGAAGAACCCCATAGTTGCAAAACAGCTGATACTGTTTTATTACATTCAAAGGCTTATCAATAGAACAAAATCAACACATTgatcttttggggatttttttttcttttgcaatacTTTTCACAGTAGCAATTGTGGAGAGTTaacatttttttaagaaaaaaaaatattttgactgTAAGGTTAAAGGAGATTATTACTACATGTGTTAAAGATTAGCTTTTTAGCATTCCCACAAATGAGATTTGCATTGTTCTCATTTAATTGATTACATACagtaaatagttaaaaaaaaatgaatctcaTGATGATCATTGAAACGTATATATTGGACATTTTATGACATAAAACCAAATGTCAGGTGAGGAATGTTTAACTGTACATAAGTATTGGCAGGGAAAaggtttgttttctttattatttgtttgtttgtttcaatttATTTGTTACAATCCAGTGAAAGAGCTGAAAATCTACATTTACAGCTGAGAACCATTTCGAATCCATATTATTTGGATTGGGTTATTTGGAGGAAAAAGCAGCAAAATAACTTCAGAATTACTGGGAATCTGCATGACGAATGATCAAAAGCTATGTCCTTCAGATTATACTACTGCTATTTAAAACTCCCAAGTTGTTAGAATATACAAAACGTCTTTCCACTCTCCCTCAACTTATGACTagaatttccatttatttatttatttatttattccaaaaaaaaatttatgccgcacttctccttagactcagggcggcttacaacatgttagcaatagcactttttaacagagtcagcatattgcccccacaatccgggtcctcattttacccacctcagaaggttggaaggctgaattATTGCTAAttattgctaagcaaggtggtgGTTAAGTGATTCCTGCTCAATTTTAAAACTTTGTTTTGCTGCATTTGTGAAGAAATCTGGGACAAAGAAAACAGAATGGTCTggccagcatagttccctctaagctgagcagtgagtaatggctcacttaaaaatcatcatcaactcagagtttttcaaatctgcccagaagccgagagggaaagagtgagagggaaagagtgccgcccagtcctgaagggactgccgctcagacactatacttttctgcccccccaaaaaaaaattagagggaacactgctggccaGTGCTCTTAGTTTCTCCTACCCCATCCCCACTGCCGCCAATAGTTGCCCCAAAGTAGAATTCTTGGTCAAAGAAGACCAGAGAAGACCACTGGTTATAACAGAGCTGGCTATTAGTTATGTAATAATATGATTCCTGCTCAATGAAAGCAAAAGACTATTTGGCATTTTCTTCCCAACCCCACAGTCAATAATCAATCAGGTGTATAAAAGCATATCATCTCAGTAATAGTCTCCAACATGGTTTACTCCCAGCACCTGGTAGTAAGCAATACAAATAAGACTTGGAAATAAGGATTGCAACATGGAGTGTTCATAAAGGAAGGAACTGGACAAAATAATGAAATGACTATTGCAAGAAATTCCTTCATCTCTCCTATCTCCGCCATATTTCCAAAACTACTGATATTTCCAAAACTAGCAAGTCATGTAGAACTCATAAAATGCAGTCAGTTTGGAATttgttatatttgactttttattgctaATTTTCAAacattaaacaaatctaatattcagttttattaaaaaaaagttgtaCATGTATGAACTTATAGTTTCAAATTATACTTATTTTAATAACAAATAAATCATCAAAATGCATGATTACTACAAGAAAACAATCACTAAACTTACACAATTACATCAGATTATATTGCTTAAAATATAATACTTAAAAGATATTTAAACTATATCCTAAAATATTCCTATAAATAAGTCATATAAATTATATCCAAATATATCAAATataacaaaatataatatttatttatttatttattagatttgtatgccacccctctccatatacGTGGGgggggctcacagcaacaataaaacaatgtacaacaaatctaataatttaaaaaacactaaaaactaataataataaattattcattATATCCATTGGAAATACTCATTAAAATGCTATGGAAAACATATAGTAATTCTTTGAAGATACCTATTAGCAGATAAAATATTCTCAAAAATTATTCCGGTACTAAAATATATAGAATTGTATCACTTTCTGGGATGCTATCAAAATTCCACTTTTGTTACTTATTCAATGAGGCCATTTGTGGTATTGCAACAGATCTGCAGGATACCAGATTGAGAAGACTTTCTTGTTATAGAAACAGCTAATAAATTTGAGAGTAGGGATCAAGCATAAAAATACTATTTTCTAAATTCATTTTCTTGCAAGGATGCTACAAAAAATAAGAATCTCAGAGTAGAAAGGGACAttcattataaatataaataaatatccaatatATATCCAATATGAATAGATGCTTCCATATAATTTATCTACACCATAATTGGGGATCTATAACTTtctccaactacagtggtacctctacccacaaacacctctacttacgaacttttctagaaaagaaccgggtgttcaagatttttttgcctcttttcaagaattattttccacttacaaacccaggtttccgaaattgtaaccggaaaaggcagggggaagcctatttggggcctctctaggaatctcctgggaggaaagagggcctccatccaccctgtggtttccccaattgcttcttcttacaaacttttctacttaagaacctggtcacggaacgaattaagtagaggtaccactatatagctCTCCAGAGGTATTAGGACCACATCAATGGCATATCATGCATGAATAATTGCCATTTTAATGTATATAGCAGAAAGGCTGCTTTAGGTTTTATTGTACTAACTTTCCCCATCCCTGATCCACATACAGTATGAACAATGCCTGATAAGAGTTTAAACCAATGACTTCTAGCTGATCACAATTTTATATTACTGTTCTGCATATTAAACACCCTAATGCTATGATGGTGGTAGTTCAAGAGGAGCTTTTTGAATATCAGTACCATTGTTTAAATATCTTTACTTAGTCTGTTCTCAGCTTAATCAATATTACATTCTCCTTTACATTATAATTAAAATTCTTTGGTATAAAAACATCATTTTCTCTTACATAACGAGGcctattataataaaatattggTCAAAATGTTTTTCCAAAATAAGCTAATATAATTATTCTTACTCTGGTTTGAGATATATCTAAAATCTCAGAAACTGCAGGATCcaaaaatatttgtaatttttttgcATCTTATGAACAACAATTTCTGCAAACTGACCTTAATGTTGACCTATAACAtatattgctttttctgcagtataCGAAAAGGATATGATCCTTCGTTCTTGCGGCTGCCTTTTCTCCTTGTGCCTGTTGTATTCCTTGAAGTGCACTCATCCTTCAGATAGTCATAGAGGAGATCAAGTTCACCAATCATTTTGTTTATTCCATTGTCTCCCAACTAAAAAAAATCAtagcataattattattattattatttattagatttgtatgccgcccctctccgtaaactcataTGCTCTTCAGCAGATCCACGTATATACTGCTTTGCCTAGAACTttatttgctgatgatttttatAAAGGGCTTTGTTTAATCTAGTAGGACAAACTATTGCTTGTTTATTTTAACATAGGGaaagttttttctttttgtcttttgttttatCCTATAGGATCAGTTGTGTTATCCCGTATGATAAAAGACATATGACATACAATCAATTATCAAGCCTATTTAGGGTAATCATGGCCTTGCAGAAGCTAATTATGATATCTTGTATACGCAACATCAGATAAAATGTAATGAAAAATTATAAAaacttacaatttaaaaatatcttatggTCATTTGAGTAGCAACTTAAAAactaaaataattaaagaaattaatataattaaatatgtttGGATTTCAAACTGTCATAATGGAATTCTATAGCTATTGCAGATTTTGACTGGACTTAATAGATGTGAAAGCATGAAAGATGCTTTAATCCATAAACTGGAGAGTTAATTTTCTGTTGAAAAAAGATCATAGCTTCTCTGACTGTACTACATCAGAGGTGAATTCTTCCCGGTTCGGGCCAGTTTGCCCAAAcctgtagtgacccactggtgacatcatgatgacatcaccaaaccagatcagtgggtgccagtccatgggtgccaaatcttttttaaaaaatttattttattcctttttcttctGAGCAAGCACAGAAGTtgagttccagcactgtgcatgcagtcaccatcttttttcctgCTTTTCCCCCCCTGGATTTTTCATTACTGTGTACCCGGGCGAAGCGCCCATGCACCAATGCAGTGCATCCACACAGCACAGGAGGGAGTGAacaggcagcgaggtaagttggaacctacccctgtaCTACATGTTTACatcatgtaattttaaaaaaacccttcccaATATATTGCAAAGAGAGAGCTGTTGCATTCGCCATCATAATGAAAATATGCAAACACAAACATGCAACAGTTCAAAGTTTGGCAAAATAACATACttaaataaaaactgaaaatcAGAATAAGACATGTTGAAAACAACTGAAGAAATGGACAATGAGGGAAGAAATACAAATAATGTGGATGCAACTATAAGATGCTATACGGTATGTCAACTTTCCCCAATTTCATTCTTGTCTTGATTAACATGGTCTACCCATCTACAATACCTGAAGGCTAGTAAGAACTATTCtaaatatttaattcaacttttCATTGTGAAAGAAATAGGCCACATACCTCCATAGCTCTTATCAATCTATTCTTAAATTAATGTacctgttttaatttattttccattcTTTTCAAATTTATTTCTATGTATGTTGTATCTTCTGGTGATTTCTGAAAAGGAAATAATATAGTGATAGATTTAGATATGGACATGGatatggatatagatatagatgtgtgtgtgtgtgtgtgtgtgtttgtgtgtataacaTGTTTTTGTAATTcatcatatttatatataatatggTTTGCATTTCACAACTTTCTTTTTATTTGTGTTGAACTTTAGAAACCTTAGATATTGTGATTTGAGGTTTCTTCTGTTAGTGTTATCAGCATCAGATCTATTGTATTAGTGTAGATGTAGATAAATTGAGGCCAACTTTATTTGCAGTTtgaaaccatcccagaaagaaaaAGTATATGATTTGAAAAAAGTTGAGAACAAGGGATAGAGGACAGAAAAAACCATTTGAAGTTTTCTCCAAACTGGCATTTCCTTTACATATGCTAAAATATTCCTCCCACCATCATCTGCAATTAAATGGTCTGTATTCTCACAGGAGAGTCTACCCAATATACAATTCTTATTATGCTTACACAGTCACCCAGTTCTCTGGACAATTCCGCAAAAAAATATATTCCTTCTAGGAAATTGGGATTTGTGTTATTTACACGATGGAGGGTATGTGTGAAAAAGTCTGTTACTCTTTTCATTATGTAGCAACCTTCATTCTTCTGTAAAGTAAACAAGGAAACAATGGAGATTAGACTATACAGGAATAAGCACCAATGTACATCCACAATTGCAGGAAGGGtaaaaagaacaagaaacaaaACACGTGTTACATTGTCCTGAGCAAAAATAACaaggtaccctgtttccccgatagtaagacacccccgattgtaagacgtatcgggggtttcaggggggtcggctaatataagccgtaccccaaaagtaagacatatgtcttactttcggggaaacacgggggtattgccgggggggagcccgatgacgtcgcttccaagctccccgcgcgcccctcgccttcgcctcgccgcagcaccaccgcctcttccccggcttcgcaaagcgaaggacggcgctggtccgaagcgagccgagcgggcggcggcttgcagcgaaggcgctcgtcccagcaaccgagtcctgccgaggctcggctgcaagtggccagtgaggccgaccagctccgaggcgagcggccagagctgcgccctccttcgcctgcctcctttccggcaggcaggtggggctgcccaactgcgcagagcggctcctcccctccagacacacgcttccccgacacgcgtctgtggctccacgcatgcacgccgcttggagccctgaggttgaacttggaaaagggctcacgaggctcctgtcccgcggctgcccttctggactctggggagatgccttcgggaatgcgaccctttcaatttttttccaatgtaagacataccccgaaagtaagacgtagtggggcttttgggggtaaaaagaaagtaagatactgtcttactttcggggaaacacggtacatactAGCATCCAGGCATCAGGATGTAAGCATGTAATGACTGAAATCATGTCTGTCTCAACACTTTGACAGTTTGCTGCCATCTGGAGGAGTGAATCGCCAAAGCCAAGATAGCCCTGACTTTGGGCCTGAAGACTCTTCCCTTTTTCAGTATAGTTGTATATGTGATACATATAAAAAAGGACTTTAAGCTCATAGTTACAGCTTCTATTTCACTTTTGAGAGATTTTGCTGCAGAAACCTAAGttatattgat contains these protein-coding regions:
- the IL22 gene encoding interleukin-22, whose product is MDPWKNWTRCYLLWVFCCYHYLFLFTVGNPLPLSQTSKLTCSLNPNHFTRFAFKDIIFTVARQASAQDLDTVNRFVGQDLFINVTKNEGCYIMKRVTDFFTHTLHRVNNTNPNFLEGIYFFAELSRELGDCKSPEDTTYIEINLKRMENKLKQLGDNGINKMIGELDLLYDYLKDECTSRNTTGTRRKGSRKNEGSYPFRILQKKQYML